The Astatotilapia calliptera chromosome 14, fAstCal1.2, whole genome shotgun sequence genome includes a region encoding these proteins:
- the bbc3 gene encoding bcl-2-binding component 3, whose product MATCYRQVQTCRQPRRGSSENLHQATTDMARAQTIQSAGETPAGGNSSLPCHNTCRVELPCPLHTWPGMLNSTTTTPSSSGTSTGAIHIHHYHHHHHHLQPMQALYVSYPLSYSHPDDNDDPRVHQQLPAASPPNRRDLRCRGAPAPGDVSGERSDSSRQELQQPSSRLRPQSNMLPRNERPSWASPRRRAPGGEAVQEQEIRRVANQLRTIGDELNVTLLRRAHGGPHWHDFRDVCRGLLSFITQTLSTLYRLT is encoded by the exons ATGGCCACCTGTTACCGTCAGGTTCAGACCTGCAGACAGCCTCGCCGCGGATCTTCAGAAAACCTCCACCAA GCTACAACTGATATGGCCAGAGCACAGACCATACAGAGCGCTGGAGAAACCCCTGCTGGAGGAAACTCCTCTCTTCCGTGTCACAACACCTGCCGAGTGGAGCTGCCTTGCCCCCTCCACACCTGGCCTGGGATGCTCAATAGTACGACcaccaccccctcctcctccggGACCAGCACTGGTGCCATACACATCCACCACTatcaccatcaccaccatcacctgCAGCCCATGCAGGCTCTCTATGTGTCGTACCCGCTGTCGTACTCCCACCCAGACGACAACGACGACCCCCGAGTTCACCAGCAGTTACCCGCAGCATCGCCTCCCAACCGGAGGGATTTGAGGTGCAGAGGTGCACCTGCACCCGGTGACGTCTCAGGAGAGCGTTCAG ACTCGAGCAGACAGGAGCTCCAGCAGCCCTCCAGCCGGCTGCGACCTCAGTCTAACATGTTGCCCCGAAATGAGCGGCCATCCTGGGCTTCGCCTCGCCGCAGAGCTCCTGGGGGAGAAGCAGTGCAGGAGCAGGAGATCAGGAGGGTGGCGAACCAGCTGAGGACAATTGGAGATGAGCTGAACGTCACGCTCCTCCGCAGAGCG CACGGCGGCCCTCACTGGCACGACTTCAGAGACGTCTGCCGAGGCCTCCTCAGCTTCATCACCCAGACTCTCAGCACTCTCTACAGGCTCACATAG